One part of the Streptomyces sp. NBC_00286 genome encodes these proteins:
- a CDS encoding flavin reductase family protein, translated as MPPEVLLPQLASPDLLRSVFRRHAAGVAVITAQGGGSPVGFTATSLTSVSAEPPMVSFGIGTSASSWPVISETEHVGVHILGEHQQELAATFARSGADRFAAPTGWSEGPEGVPVLDDVLAWLVCRIVARVPAGDHRLVLAEVVLGDPTGVGRPLLYHQGRFNGLRD; from the coding sequence GTGCCCCCGGAAGTCCTTCTCCCTCAACTCGCCTCTCCCGACCTGCTGCGCTCGGTCTTCCGGCGGCACGCGGCCGGAGTAGCCGTGATCACCGCGCAGGGCGGCGGCAGCCCGGTCGGCTTCACCGCCACCTCGCTCACCTCCGTGTCCGCCGAGCCCCCGATGGTCTCCTTCGGCATCGGCACGAGCGCGTCCAGCTGGCCGGTGATCTCCGAGACGGAGCACGTCGGCGTCCACATACTCGGCGAGCATCAGCAGGAGCTGGCCGCTACCTTCGCCCGCAGCGGCGCCGACCGTTTCGCCGCGCCCACCGGCTGGAGTGAGGGCCCCGAGGGCGTACCCGTACTCGACGACGTCCTGGCCTGGCTCGTATGCCGGATCGTCGCGCGTGTACCCGCGGGGGACCACCGCCTGGTTCTCGCTGAGGTCGTCCTCGGTGATCCCACGGGCGTCGGGCGCCCGTTGCTCTATCACCAGGGGCGCTTCAACGGTCTGCGTGATTGA
- a CDS encoding TlpA family protein disulfide reductase, whose amino-acid sequence MRHQRRSRRTNVRGRDTEQRLDAAELGDDLGERATLVQFSSAFCAPCRATRRVLAEVAGMVPGVTHVEIDAEDHLELVRELGILKTPTVLVLDMEGRVVRRATGQPRKADVIAALGEAVATL is encoded by the coding sequence GTGCGGCATCAGCGGCGAAGCAGGAGGACGAACGTGCGCGGGCGCGACACCGAACAGCGGCTCGACGCGGCCGAGTTGGGAGACGACCTCGGTGAACGGGCCACGCTGGTCCAGTTCTCCAGCGCCTTCTGCGCACCCTGCCGGGCGACCCGCAGGGTGCTCGCCGAAGTGGCCGGAATGGTCCCGGGCGTGACCCACGTCGAGATCGACGCCGAGGACCACCTGGAGCTCGTACGCGAACTCGGCATCCTCAAGACCCCGACCGTCCTGGTGCTCGACATGGAGGGACGCGTCGTCCGGCGTGCCACCGGACAGCCCCGTAAGGCGGACGTGATCGCCGCGCTGGGAGAGGCCGTTGCCACGCTCTGA